The Lysobacter sp. genome includes a window with the following:
- a CDS encoding succinate dehydrogenase iron-sulfur subunit has protein sequence MAEFTLPKNSKIHKGKRFSAPAGAKRTREFKIYRWNPDDGENPRTDTYEVDLDTCGPMVLDALIKIKNEVDPTLTFRRSCREGICGSCAMNIDGTNTLACTKAIDDCDNKEVPIYPLPHMSVIKDLVPDLTHFYAQYASIKPWIRSQTPPPPDKERLQSKEDRAKLDGLYECILCACCSTSCPSYWWNGDRYLGPAILLQAYRWLIDSRDEDTGARLDDLEDPFKLYRCHTIMNCARTCPKGLNPAQAIGEIKKMMLARQV, from the coding sequence ATGGCCGAGTTCACTCTTCCGAAGAATTCCAAGATCCACAAGGGCAAGCGCTTTTCCGCGCCGGCCGGCGCCAAGCGTACGCGCGAATTCAAGATCTACCGCTGGAACCCGGACGACGGCGAGAACCCGCGCACGGACACCTACGAAGTCGATCTGGATACCTGCGGCCCGATGGTCCTGGACGCGCTGATCAAGATCAAGAACGAGGTCGATCCGACGCTGACATTCCGTCGTTCCTGTCGTGAAGGCATCTGCGGATCGTGCGCGATGAACATCGACGGCACCAACACGCTGGCCTGCACCAAGGCGATCGACGACTGCGACAACAAGGAAGTGCCGATCTATCCGTTGCCGCACATGTCGGTGATCAAGGATCTGGTGCCGGACCTGACCCACTTCTACGCGCAGTACGCGTCGATCAAGCCGTGGATCCGCAGCCAGACCCCGCCGCCACCGGACAAGGAGCGGCTGCAGTCGAAGGAAGATCGCGCCAAGCTCGACGGTCTGTACGAGTGCATTCTCTGCGCGTGCTGCAGCACCAGCTGCCCCAGCTACTGGTGGAACGGCGACCGCTACCTCGGTCCGGCGATCCTGTTGCAAGCCTACCGCTGGCTGATCGACAGCCGTGACGAAGACACCGGCGCGCGCCTGGACGATCTCGAAGACCCGTTCAAGCTCTATCGTTGCCACACCATCATGAATTGCGCGCGGACCTGCCCGAAGGGATTGAACCCGGCGCAGGCGATCGGCGAAATCAAGAAGATGATGCTGGCGCGGCAGGTGTAG